The following proteins come from a genomic window of Anopheles ziemanni chromosome 3, idAnoZiCoDA_A2_x.2, whole genome shotgun sequence:
- the LOC131284333 gene encoding uncharacterized protein LOC131284333 yields MAGKVRHDYYVGNIPKKATEEQLRAHLSRHGDITGFEFRLEKCSYCPTKVAFVLFAKALEEESLATLNRKMFQEKRLLVVSTAAEKYFTPLLTIVVRYLNEHVTEEDIYTYFEKFGPLECVQKPSNTYAYVSFVSNDSVKYAMKTQYRPLKGVEAYVVAVKRKISMFLEKRTPMVYASLVEKSDGLELFYDPAAENETTLLVTNIPRDTEEDDLLDFLGKYGKIIDWEMQKSATCVMTNIGYVTYQQPKMARTAFLSAPLCFQGVGLEVYNHKLRHNTNDSKRAIILKRTSVYLTDDEIFEQFSEYGAVQYIQRLDTVNYNTIVRLGTAKAAEEAAQSVTCIAGENVHIRSYTSRQYHLPMIVGPENTDDKHPKRMRKETLLQQIIDTEDRRNRVQLQTDFNDKYFNPNPHFYRNEVQVWNYPSTFGLTQFREFFKKYGTVINIRELKPNPTAPISFACISFDTKLEAKRVVKMNQRFMGSKRLLLLMADRKIFHDPALCVRVGNLTEEIMDEDIYDRFNMIGTVKYVYRPKVQEAIVCMVDEPCLIKAHKVLCVGRFPVDIAPLVTVVVAGTAQTGFNNAGNLMAMANPAYSMGNVMGPLPLRPVGPGIGMPQVPLPVPAPVPLPERSPVIMQVGGPSFMGGLVPMQHGGPQISPRMRGLMQAVEQTMIKSKNFTTLPMLDQFNVVQDIVNHCLNFPFFLALQADEKIRYLIAGRNGFKYTNIFTLFTYPEQVKMLSVIETYYRSTMGQDGIAPAYTEDTWGSTISQANTIVILTQDVETPHGTSSDANNSTVLVANNDDGDREEGIDIPPAPSPPPMFINSRSASPGSDDAAAVKSRSMVLNGAAQRLRENALRKRQMDNEPADEVTNDQSKSQPSGKRRRKRSKIDDSYVLDDNRIYVSNVPQELNDRSIRELFSKYGNIVLVSEQKRQILNPNSNQNTKGFVIQYETNYQAIRALDMHLTILLGQLIRVDQFKKQYKERSDHAISVTCADKYSEVAIYDTFKSCGDVRFIWTRVINGQETCVIDYKDRVAVQAALKITYLHSGGRCKAVAM; encoded by the exons ATGGCTG GAAAAGTTCGTCACGACTACTATGTCGGGAACATCCCGAAAAAAGCCACCGAAGAGCAACTTCGAGCGCACCTTTCCAGACATGGTGATATCACTGGCTTCGAGTTTCGCTTGGAGAAATGCTCTTATTGTCCCACCAAAGTTGCTTTCGTATTGTTTGCGAAGGCACTTGAGGAAGAATCTCTAGCTACGCTTAATCGTAAAATGTTCCAAGAAAAGCGATTGCTTGTAGTAAGCACGGCGGCGGAGAAGTATTTTACTCCACTGTTGACTATTGTGGTGCGATATCTCAATGAAC ATGTCACTGAAGAAGATATTTACACATATTTCGAAAAGTTTGGACCACTGGAATGCGTGCAAAAACCGTCCAATACATATGCGTATGTTTCGTTCGTAAGCAACGACTCGGTCAAGTATGCAATGAAGACACAGTATCGTCCATTAAAAGGAGTTGAAGCGTACGTGGTAGCGGTAAAGCGAAAAATAAGCATGTTCCTCGAGAAGCGGACACCTATGGTGTACGCGAGCCTTGTGGAGAAAAGCGATGGCCTAGAGCTATTTTACGATCCGGCAGCAGAGAATGAAACAACAT tacTGGTTACGAATATTCCTCGAGACACCGAAGAAGACGATCTGCTCGATTTTTTGGGCAAATACGGTAAAATCATTGACTGGGAAATGCAGAAATCGGCCACATGTGTAATGACTAACATTGGCTATGTAACGTACCAGCAGCCAAAGATGGCACGCACTGCGTTTTTGAGCGCGCCGTTATGTTTTCAAGGCGTCGGCTTGGAAGTGTACAATCATAAGCTACGCCACAACACTAATGATTCAAAACGTGCTATAATTCTCAAACGAACGAGTGTTT attTAACAGACGACGAGATCTTTGAACAGTTCTCTGAATACGGTGCTGTACAGTACATACAGCGCCTGGATACGGTAAATTATAATACGATTGTCCGCCTCGGCACTGCCAAAGCGGCCGAGGAGGCGGCCCAGTCCGTCACCTGCATAGCGGGCGAGAACGTACACATCCGGTCATACACGTCACGGCAGTATCATTTGCCAATGATTGTGGGACCGGAGAATACTGACGATAAGCACCCGAAACGGATGCGAAAGGAAACGCTACTGCAGCAAATAATTGATACCGAAGACCGCCGGAATCGTGTCCAACTGCAGACGGATTTTAATGACAAGTATTTTAATCCAAACCCTCACTTCTACCGCAACGAAGTGCAGGTGTGGAACTATCCGTCCACATTTGGGCTTACCCAGTTTAgggaatttttcaaaaaatacgGCACGGTAATCAATATAAGAGAACTGAAGCCGAACCCCACGGCACCCATCAGCTTCGCCTGTATCAGCTTCGACACGAAGCTCGAGGCGAAGCGAGTGGTTAAAATGAATCAAAGATTCATGGGATCTAAGCGGCTGCTCCTCCTAATGGCGGATAGAAAGATTTTCCACGATCCGGCTCTGTGCGTAAGAGTTGGTAATCTTACCGAGGAAATCATGGACGAAGATATTTACGATAGATTTAATATGATTGGAACCGTGAAGTACGTTTATCGGCCTAAAGTCCAAGAAGCTATTGTATGTATGGTTGACGAGCCATGTTTAATTAAGGCACATAAAGTACTGTGTGTAGGGAGATTTCCGGTTGACATAGCCCCGCTTGTTACTGTAGTCGTTGCTGGTACCGCACAGACCGGGTTTAACAACGCCGGCAATTTGATGGCCATGGCTAATCCTGCGTACAGTATGGGAAACGTGATGGGCCCATTGCCACTGAGACCGGTGGGACCGGGAATTGGAATGCCTCAAGTACCCTTACCAGTACCGGCACCTGTGCCTCTTCCGGAACGCTCACCGGTGATCATGCAAGTTGGGGGGCCCTCGTTCATGGGTGGGCTCGTACCGATGCAACACGGTGGGCCTCAAATATCGCCTCGCATGAGAGGTCTGATGCAAGCAGTAGAACAAACGATGATCAAGTCGAAAAACTTTACCACGTTGCCAATGCTGGACCAGTTCAACGTTGTGCAGGATATCGTTAATCATTGCTTgaattttcccttctttttggCACTGCAAGCTGACGAAAAGATTCGGTATCTGATCGCCGGACGGAACGGGTTCAAATACACGAATATTTTCACGCTCTTCACGTACCCGGAACAAGTGAAAATGTTATCCGTCATTGAGACGTACTATCGCAGCACAATGGGTCAGGATGGTATAGCTCCGGCGTACACTGAGGATACCTGGGGGTCGACAATCTCGCAAGCAAATACTATAGTGATACTAACCCAGGATGTGGAAACCCCACACGGTACCAGTTCGGATGCGAATAATAGTACCGTCTTAGTAGCAAACAACGATGACGGGGACAGAGAAGAAGGAATAGATATACCACCAGCACCGTCCCCACCTCCAATGTTTATCAATTCGCGCTCCGCCTCGCCAGGATcggatgatgctgctgcagtTAAATCCCGCTCGATGGTGCTCAACGGTGCCGCCCAAAGGCTACGGGAAAATGCGTTGAGAAAACGGCAAATGGACAACGAACCAGCCGATGAAGTAACAAATGATCAGTCGAAGTCGCAACCAAGCGGCAAAAGAAGGAGGAAACGTAGTAAGATAGACGATAGTTATGTTTTAGATGATAACAGGATTTACGTTAGTAATGTACCGCAGGAACTTAATGATCGAAGCATAAGGGAACTTTTCAGCAAATACGGAAACATTGTGCTGGTGAGTGAGCAGAAGAGACAAATTCTAAACCccaattcaaatcaaaacacgAAAGGGTTTGTTATTCAGTACGAAACTAACTACCAAGCGATTAGGGCATTGGATATGCATCTCACGATCTTGCTGGGCCAGCTGATACGGGTGGACCAATTCAAGAAACAGTACAAGGAACGTTCAGACCATGCCATCAGTGTAACCTGTGCCGACA AATATTCCGAAGTTGCCATCTATGACACGTTTAAATCGTGTGGAGATGTACGCTTCATCTGGACACGAGTTATAAATGGACAGGAAACATGTGTCATCGACTACAAAGACAGGGTGGCAGTACAAGCAGCCCTCAAAATAACCTACCTGCACAGTGGAGGACGCTGCAAGGCCGTGGCAATGTAA
- the LOC131284335 gene encoding uncharacterized protein LOC131284335, with protein sequence MNPKEVVYISNIPKQATLADLHGFLKSSGNIVGAAFMRENRNDCRTKIAFVLFENERQALEACNLDQTLFQAHRLSVLLSNDDRKFLAGYTIMIENTSSDTSEEDLFEACCKYGSVEAVQIPTNYYAFVGFAERSAARAAQQKLDNGLLKNNRVQVKVLNEDVQVRLEDLDNFKTPRVYNELLRARQQYYNNQPMQQRSQHSAPANIPTVDVDQEDHYFDNSEMDGEGFHNFANDSNEFQPIMDNASAFEENNAFQVYRRDVKFGKQRFTPANKTSVKVENVPRDVYDEDVVIYFQQFGSIVSMERGICMSSIFTKVYTITYQDEESQRRAINCFRRQVTLSGVTCMIYTMKPGEALHPVRSKSVLVSYLSIHVLYDEIIEAFANIGDVLYVEKRVRNNGPTIVHFCHPISINEACRITNIAGNVVYVVPCSQKEFLKFEANIAAFKKAVKGNFKGTPKCTYLAEIEAKEEQEKIENIMYKTVHDPHYRNPNPRKYAFEVVLYNCPKGTTIEHVKNYFKRAAEVLTVRQEPSPFDPNSCKVYVSFGNYLDAYRAVRLKGKLDGEFVYKHIAAESPKLDCSEAVRIVVHTEDNISISRLTRGFSNIGGLYFADKIGRNEFVVIFRDVKYAKKACAIKKFGSIRMEVCCMREFLRNREEVNKIMGTNAESNLPGTEHDDDAKNQRPFVLLSDILAANIRNEPPPVPEPPIVQLIKAETKQEKPQIKQEEPPVIRIKQEKPDSPEVSRPETNSTNMVPSASTETIPSQPQNHPGPNKSPDLRHFLAERRKPDCNEKLNDLEEMERIIKQKEMDIKRRLEQLERDEANVTALLPSTSRSAQPADESSNDAGAQRNRGSQRNSSPSERSSSASTNQRSSARTAGGGGGDTSSRLMVTEKNRSISPSDRLAHERYVQIREEKIAISQELNSLRQRFDYRKSSRVEALQDLLAGLDKEQRDIQIQLEAKRRFQLHGEYSFGGTSFDQSPVGRRHSKSRSYSRSRSPYRSHSRSRSRHRTRSPSRSRSRSSQRSQPSRRSRVSRSPGSSYRPSYRTTRPRTRSRSRSRSTRSISPQHRGASLERDMYNIGRYHTRHGKFSVYVGNISYKVKSREIEKKFKRYGKLEDIDLSCRARWGEIYFDYANKEDAFSALEMNNVLLGDRRLRVAFNIDKPANREQYSLFFRIRESTTEQILYQTYEPFGEIDFIWYPEKAMFGTITFRRPEAAKDALAVRDLIDGVPITTRPFIDKVKRGE encoded by the exons ATGAATCCGAAAGAAGTGGTGTACATTTCCAATATTCCCAAGCAAGCTACTTTGGCAGATTTGCATGGATTTCTTAAATCATCGGGTAACATCGTCGGGGCGGCGTTCATGCGGGAAAACCGCAACGATTGCCGTACGaaaattgcatttgttttgtttgaaaatgagCGTCAAGCCTTGGAGGCCTGCAACCTAGATCAAACGCTATTCCAAGCGCACCGCTTGAGCGTTCTTCTATCCAACGATGACCGGAAGTTCCTGGCTGGGTATACCATCATGATAGAGAATACTTCTTCCG ATACAAGCGAAGAGGATCTTTTCGAAGCATGTTGCAAGTACGGGAGTGTCGAAGCCGTCCAAATACCAACCAATTACTATGcgtttgttggttttgctgAACGATCCGCCGCACGGGCCGCACAGCAAAAGTTGGACAATGGTCTGCTGAAAAATAATAGGGTGCAAGTGAAGGTGCTCAACGAAGATGTTCAAGTCCGGCTGGAAGACCTGGACAACTTTAAAACGCCTCGCGTTTACAATGAGCTGCTGCGAGCTAGACAGCAATATTACAATAATCAACCTATGCAGCAGCGAAGTCAACACTCGGCACCTGCTAACATCCCTACGGTGGATGTCGATCAAGAGGACCACTATTTTGATAACAGTGAGATGGATGGTGAAGGGTTTCATAATTTCGCTAACGATTCCAATGAGTTTCAACCTATAATGGATAATGCATCCGCTTTTGAGGAAAATAATGCCTTTCAAGTATATCGGCGCGATGTTAAATTTGGAAAGCAAAGATTCACACCGGCGAATAAAACATCAG TTAAAGTAGAGAACGTTCCTCGCGACGTCTATGATGAAGATGTTGTCATCTACTTCCAACAGTTTGGATCCATCGTTAGCATGGAGAGAGGAATTTGTATGAGTTCGATATTCACTAAAGTGTACACCATCACGTATCAGGATGAGGAATCGCAACGCCGTGCGATAAATTGCTTTCGCCGGCAGGTGACACTGTCCGGTGTTACATGCATGATCTATACGATGAAGCCAGGAGAGGCGCTTCATCCGGTCAGATCTAAATCTGTATTGGTCAGCTACCTATCGATCC ATGTCCTGTATGACGAAATAATCGAAGCTTTTGCAAATATTGGGGATGTGCTGTATGTTGAGAAGCGAGTGCGCAATAATGGCCCAACCATTGTGCACTTCTGCCACCCCATTAGCATTAATGAGGCGTGTCGGATAACCAATATCGCCGGCAATGTGGTCTATGTGGTTCCATGCAGCCAGAAGGAGTTCCTAAAGTTTGAGGCCAACATTGCGGCATTTAAGAAAGCAGTAAAGGGTAACTTTAAAGGAACGCCGAAATGTACCTATTTGGCGGAAATCGAAGCTAAAGAGGAGcaagaaaaaatcgaaaacatcaTGTACAAAACGGTTCACGATCCGCACTATCGCAATCCCAATCCAAGGAAGTACGCATTTGAAG TGGTACTGTATAACTGCCCCAAAGGTACCACGATTGAACATGTGAAGAACTATTTCAAGCGGGCGGCGGAAGTCCTCACAGTGCGACAGGAACCCAGTCCATTCGATCCTAATTCGTGTAAAGTTTACGTTAGCTTCGGAAACTATCTGGACGCTTACCGTGCAGTGCGTCTCAAGGGAAAGCTCGATGGCGAGTTCGTGTACAAGCACATCGCTGCCGAGAGTCCCAAACTGGATTGCTCCGAGGCGGTAAGGATTGTAGTGCACACGG AGGATAACATAAGCATATCGCGTTTGACACGCGGTTTCTCCAACATTGGAGGTTTGTATTTTGCCGACAAAATCGGCAGAAATGAATTCGTCGTCATCTTCCGCGATGTCAAGTATGCAAAAAAAGCTTGTGCTATCAAAAAATTCGGTAGCATTCGGATGGAGGTTTGCT GCATGAGGGAATTTCTTCGAAATAGAGAAGAAGTGAACAAAATAATGGGAACGAATGCGGAGAGCAATCTACCCGGGACAGAGCATGACGATGATGCTAAAAATCAAAGACCGTTTGTGCTACTTTCGGATATTCTGGCAGCAAACATACGCAACGAACCTCCACCCGTACCGGAACCTCCAATCGTACAATTAATCAAAGCAGAGACGAAACAGGAAAAACCACAAATCAAACAAGAGGAACCACCAGTTATTCGTATAAAGCAGGAAAAACCCGACTCACCGGAAGTTTCTAGACCCGAAACGAATTCCACCAACATGGTACCATCTGCGAGCACTGAAACTATACCATCCCAACCACAAAATCATCCAGGACCAAACAAATCGCCAGACCTTCGACATTTTCTCGCCGAGAGGCGAAAGCCGGATTGCAATGAAAAGCTCAACGACCTGGAGGAGATGGAGCGCATTATCAAGCAAAAGGAAATGGATATCAAGCGCCGCCTGGAGCAGTTGGAACGGGACGAAGCGAATGTAACGGCATTACTTCCGTCGACCAGCCGATCGGCACAGCCAGCAGACGAAAGCTCTAATGATGCTGGAGCCCAACGTAACAGAGGTTCCCAGCGCAATTCATCACCCTCCGAACGGAGCTCGAGTGCCTCAACAAACCAGCGAAGTTCCGCCCGCACtgccggcggtggcggcggggaCACCTCCAGTCGTCTAATGGTGACGGAGAAGAATCGTTCCATCTCTCCGTCGGACCGTTTAGCGCACGAGCGGTACGTACAAATACGCGAGGAAAAAATTGCTATCTCGCAAGAGCTAAACTCGCTGCGCCAGCGGTTCGACTATCGCAAAAGCTCCCGAGTAGAAGCACTTCAGGACCTGCTGGCCGGACTCGATAAAGAACAGAGGGACATCCAGATTCAACTAGAGGCAAAGCGACGCTTTCAGCTCCATGGTGAATACAGCTTTGGTGGAACATCTTTCGACCAATCACCGGTGGGAAGACGACACTCAAAGAGCAGATCATATTCTAGGTCTCGTTCCCCATACCGTTCGCATTCTAGGTCACGCTCACGCCATCGTACGCGCTCTCCTTCAAGGTCACGATCGCGATCAAGCCAAAGATCCCAACCGTCTCGTAGATCACGCGTATCTCGTTCACCTGGCTCGTCGTACCGCCCATCGTATCGTACCACAAGGCCCCGGACAAGATCCCGATCCAGGAGCAGAAGTACACGTTCTATTTCACCCCAGCATCGGGGGGCGTCCCTGGAACGGGATATGTACAATATCGGTCGTTACCATACGAGGCATGGCAAGTTCAGTGTTTACGTTGGAAACATCAGCTATAAGGTGAAGAGCCGTGAAATAGAGAAGAAGTTCAAGCGCTACGGTAAACTAGAAGATATTGACCTCTCGTGCAGAGCTCGATGGGGAGAGATTTACTTTGATTACGCAAACAAGGAGGATGCGTTTTCGGCGCTTGAAATGAACAATGTCTTGCTGGGAGATCGTCGGCTACGCGTTGCATTCAACATAGATAAACCAGCTAACAGAGAACAATATTCTCTGTTCTTTCGTATCAGAGAGT CGACAACCGAACAGATTCTTTACCAGACATATGAACCGTTCggtgaaattgattttatatGGTACCCGGAAAAGGCCATGTTCGGCACCATTACTTTCCGGCGCCCCGAAGCTGCTAAAGATGCACTTGCAGTACGGGATCTAATCGATGGAGTGCCAATAACTACAAGACCGTTTATAGATAAAGTTAAACGAGGCGAGTAA
- the LOC131287313 gene encoding N(G),N(G)-dimethylarginine dimethylaminohydrolase 1, whose translation MASPFRYTHAITARIPLSLRTRGEIDLEEAKLQHENYVKTLRDLGLDVIELPPDESLPECPFVEDCAVVCNGIALICRPGDPNRAQEVEAVRAVLKKELDLPLAEIADPNARLDGGDVLFTGREFFVGLSKWTNEAGARAVAAAFPEYPCVPIKVTEHHHLKYYVSMCGPDVLCVSRSKESQEILKRIEREATFTYHTLTLQEETAANVLYINGTLVTRSVEEIPASAQILSQKIDSPRQMLFMSEMGKFSNGLTACSILVKRSKHIKSL comes from the exons ATGGCGTCACCATTCCGCTATACACATGCCATTACCGCTAG AATTCCACTGTCCTTAAGGACACGTGGTGAAATCGATCTGGAGGAGGCCAAACTGCAGCATGAAAACTACGTGAAAACGCTACGTGACCTGGGGCTGGACGTGATTGAGCTGCCACCGGATGAGAGTTTACCCGAATGCCCTTTCGTGGAAGACTGCGCGGTGGTTTGTAATGGAATAGCACTAATTTGTCGTCCCGGCGATCCCAACCGTGCACAGGAA GTCGAAGCTGTCCGGGCTGTGCTCAAGAAAGAACTGGATCTTCCATTGGCAGAAATAGCCGATCCAAACGCAAGACTGGATGGTGGGGATGTCCTTTTTACCGGACGAGAGTTTTTTGTTGGTCTAAGTAAGTGGACCAATGAAGCGGGCGCTcgagctgttgctgctgccttCCCAGAATACCCGTGTGTTCCAATTAAG GTAACCGAGCATCATCATCTGAAGTATTATGTATCCATGTGTGGCCCGGACGTACTCTGCGTCAGCAGGAGCAAAGAATCGcaagaaattttaaaacgtATCGAGCGAGAAGCCACCTTCACGTATCATACGCTAACGCTCCAGGAGGAGACTGCGGCCAACGTTCTGTATATCAATGGCACACTGGTCACGCGATCGGTCGAAGAAATTCCCGCTTCCGCTCAG ATTCTTTCGCAGAAAATCGATTCTCCACGGCAGATGCTCTTCATGTCCGAGATGGGAAAATTTTCCAACGGTCTTACTGCTTGCTCCATTCTGGTGAAACGCTCCAAACACATCAAGAGCCTCTGA